One genomic region from Vannielia litorea encodes:
- a CDS encoding LCCL domain-containing protein: MKNPFVLSAFAVVLAAPAWAESEAPGCSDYSEDKAAWSCFCAADAPTGSVWGSGPYTADSNVCAAARHAGVIGPEGGMVALETVDGQASYSGSEANGVVTRDWGSFGKSIAFPPPAASSDLAQCGRFPSGTESHACFCPADASKQRDVWGSGPYTGDSDICAAAFHAGAIDAGGGEVSVLRVPGLKAYSASEVGGVATGDWGGYDFSIVFNRN, from the coding sequence ATGAAAAACCCTTTTGTTCTCAGCGCTTTCGCGGTTGTTCTTGCCGCGCCTGCATGGGCGGAGAGCGAGGCGCCGGGCTGTTCGGACTATAGCGAGGACAAGGCGGCGTGGAGCTGCTTTTGCGCGGCCGATGCGCCCACAGGTTCGGTCTGGGGTTCGGGGCCTTACACGGCTGACAGCAACGTCTGCGCTGCGGCCCGCCACGCGGGGGTGATCGGGCCGGAGGGCGGCATGGTTGCGCTGGAAACGGTCGATGGGCAGGCGAGCTACAGCGGCTCGGAGGCCAACGGGGTGGTGACGCGCGACTGGGGCAGCTTCGGCAAATCCATCGCCTTCCCGCCGCCTGCCGCCAGCTCGGACCTTGCGCAATGCGGGCGCTTTCCGAGCGGCACGGAGAGCCACGCCTGCTTCTGCCCGGCGGATGCCAGCAAGCAGCGCGATGTTTGGGGCTCGGGGCCCTACACCGGCGACAGCGACATCTGCGCGGCGGCCTTCCATGCGGGCGCGATCGACGCCGGGGGCGGCGAAGTGAGCGTGCTGCGCGTGCCGGGGCTGAAGGCCTACAGCGCCAGCGAGGTGGGCGGCGTGGCCACCGGCGACTGGGGCGGATACGACTTTTCGATCGTCTTCAACCGCAACTGA